Proteins from a genomic interval of Paenibacillus sp. FSL H8-0048:
- a CDS encoding amidohydrolase/deacetylase family metallohydrolase, which produces MGTENVLRNLRLVDGRTVDISIQEGLITGITPPGHAEGRTLLDCSGLYGSSGWIDLHVHAVPELTPYGDLIDEIGVKQGVTTLVDAGSCGSDRIGAFYSASLLAATRVYALLNISRIGLARTDELSKLDWIDRTHALEAAEAYPEFIVGLKARISQSVVKGSGIQPLKLARALSDETKLPLMVHIGSAPPAISEVLELLRAGDVITHYLNGKANNLFGPDGTPLQELLYAVARGVHLDVGHGTASFSFQVAEQAKRAGIALNTISTDIYRGNRLNGPVYSMSDVLTKFLYLGYSLEEVIRAVTSSAAAWLGKPELGQIRVGEQANLTLFSLEDGEKQLIDSEGEVRTAHHYIEAKGVFINGSLITG; this is translated from the coding sequence GTGGGCACAGAGAACGTGCTGCGCAATTTGCGGCTGGTGGACGGCCGGACGGTGGATATCTCCATTCAGGAGGGGCTCATCACCGGGATTACCCCGCCGGGCCATGCGGAAGGCAGGACCCTGCTGGACTGCTCAGGGTTATACGGCTCCAGCGGATGGATTGATCTGCATGTGCATGCTGTACCGGAGCTCACCCCCTACGGCGATCTGATCGACGAGATCGGGGTGAAGCAGGGAGTGACGACACTGGTGGATGCCGGGAGCTGCGGATCAGACCGGATCGGGGCTTTTTACAGTGCGAGTCTTCTAGCTGCTACCCGGGTATACGCGCTGCTGAATATCTCAAGAATCGGCCTTGCGCGGACCGATGAGCTCTCTAAGCTGGACTGGATTGACCGGACTCACGCCCTTGAGGCAGCGGAGGCTTATCCTGAGTTCATCGTCGGCCTGAAAGCCCGCATCAGCCAAAGTGTCGTTAAGGGCAGCGGCATACAGCCGCTTAAGCTGGCACGGGCATTATCGGATGAGACGAAGCTTCCGCTCATGGTGCATATCGGCTCCGCGCCGCCTGCTATCTCTGAGGTGCTGGAGCTGCTGCGGGCGGGCGATGTAATTACCCACTACCTGAACGGTAAAGCCAATAATCTGTTCGGGCCGGACGGCACACCGCTGCAAGAGCTGCTATATGCTGTGGCCCGGGGTGTTCATCTGGATGTCGGGCATGGCACGGCAAGCTTCTCCTTCCAGGTGGCTGAGCAGGCGAAGCGGGCAGGAATTGCGCTGAATACGATCAGCACAGATATCTACCGGGGTAACCGGCTTAACGGTCCGGTGTACAGTATGTCAGATGTACTGACCAAGTTTCTCTATCTCGGCTACAGTCTGGAAGAGGTGATCCGTGCCGTAACCAGCAGCGCCGCAGCGTGGCTCGGCAAGCCGGAGCTTGGGCAGATCCGGGTAGGGGAGCAGGCGAATCTGACCTTGTTCTCCCTGGAAGACGGTGAGAAACAGCTTATAGACTCAGAGGGTGAGGTCCGGACCGCGCATCACTATATTGAAGCAAAAGGAGTCTTTATCAATGGATCACTCATTACAGGCTAA